CGGCGGATGGGAATCCGCGGCGGGCGTGGGACCGGCAATACGCCAGCCTGTGGGTGACCGATGGCGGCGGCGGCACCTTCCATGATTTGTGGACGGCGAGTCCGTATGCGGCGGCGGGCATGGTGGTGAGCGACACGCGCACGCCGGGGCGGCTTTATGCGATGTCGAGTGAGCATCACGTGCGGGCGGAGGTGGTGGTGCGACGGGCGGCGAATTGGTCGTTTTATGCGCTGCAGTTTGAAGAGGAGCGATTGGAGGGACCGGCGGCGCTGCCCTTGGAGATCGCGGACAGTGAGAACCTGCTCTTCGTGAACACTTACGTCTACCGGGTGATGTCGACCTACTCGCCGTTTCCCACGGGTATCCAGATTTCGGATTCAAGTAATGTGCGGTTCCGTGGGATCCATGCCTACAGTCCGAGCAAGTTTACCGCCGATGCGACGGTGCGGGATGTGGGCACGGGCGCGGTGGTGTGGTCGCGCGAGATTGCGTGGCTCGATGTCGAGGTGTCGGCGCAGGATGAAGCGGAGGTGGTGGAGGTGACGCCGCACACGGTGGTGGCTGCAGGGTTCAACAACGCGGATGGGTTGGTGAGCGACGCGGTGGGCAACGTGTTGTGGGTCGATGCGCGGTGGCAGCGGATCTGGCGCTGGGAGGCGGCGTCGGGACGCGTGCGGTTGTTGCGCGACGAGCCGTTGGAGCCGGTGGCGCTGGCGGTGGCGGCGAATGGCGAGGTGCTGGTGGTGACGCGCGTGGGCACGGTGTATGCGTTTGATCCGGAGCGACCGGAGCAGGCGATCACGGTGTTGGCGCCGGAGCCGGCGGCGGCGCGACCGGGCGCAACGGCGTGGGTGCCGAGTTCACGGTGGCGCGACGCGCATGATTTCCTCGAGCGCACGATGGTGGCGGCGCCGTGGCATTACGTGTCACCGGATGGCTCGATCTTCATTCCGGCGGAGGATGCGTTTGTGCAGGCCGGGTCGTTTCACTCGAACTATTCGACGATTGATTTGATCCGTTGCTATGGGCTGACGCCGGTGGTGGACGGGCGGCCGACGGCGGTGGCGGATGAGTTTGGTCAGCGCACGTTTTTGTTTGAGACGCACGATGCGGCGGGGGTGTTGGGCGCGCCGCGCTTGCTGGTCGAGGAGGGCGAAGCCACAGCGATCACGGGGCCCGATGGCCGGGTGTATGTGGCGGCGGGCGTGATCTTCGTTTACGAGCCGGATGGCACGGAGGTGCGGCGAATCGTCTTGCCGCAACGGCCGACGAGTCTGGCGTTTGGTGGTAAGGATGGCCGCGTGTTGGTGGTGGGGGCGCGCGACAAGGTTTACGCGGTGGAGGTGAGGGTGGAGTAGGGTTTGGGGCTCTTTAGTCTTTCTCTTTATCTTTCTTCTTTCTCCCCGCGGAGCGGATGGATTTCGGCCGGCGGGGATAAAGAGAAAGATAAAGAGGAAAGAGAAAGATGGGGGCTGGGGCTCGGGCGTTGCGTTGTGGGGAGCGAGGGGCTTGGTGTGGGCGTTGTGAGTCAGTCTGCTGTTACTCAAATTTCCTGTCCCAGTTGCGGGCACGATCAGGACTTCACGTTGTGGAACTCGATCAACGTGGGCTTGGATCCCGACAAAAAGTCCGCGTTGAAGAACGGGTCTTTGACGCGGTTCACGTGCGCGAAGTGCGCGCATGAGACCGATGTGAATTACCCGATCCTATATCACGATCCGGCGCACGCGTTCATGGTGTGGCTGCACGTGGGGGAGGGAGAGGTCGATACGGACACGCTGCCCGGCGGGGAGGTGCTGGAGGGGTATCACCTGCGGGTGGTGGCCTCTCGCAATGCGCTCATCGAGAAGACCCATGTGTTGGAGCAGGGTTTGGACGACCGGGTGATGGAGCTGTTCAAGGCGCTCATGCGGCGGGACCACAACAACGTGCCGGAAGGCGAGCTGTTGTTTGCGGGCACCGGGACCGGTCAGCAGGACGTGGAGGAGCTGCAGTTTGCCGTCGTGGCGGCGGGCGGCACGCAGTTCATCGGCGCGACGCGCAAAGCTTATGATGACTATGCGGCGGTGTTGACGCGGGTGGCGGACGCGGAGCCGCTGGAGGTCGGCAAGTGGTATGCGGTGGACCAGGCGTATGCCCGGCAACTCATCGCGCGGCATCTGCCGGAGGCGGGGTAAGGGGCGAAGGCGAGGTGGCGGTGCCGAGGCAGGGATGCCTCGGCCACGGGGAGGGGGGCTCTTTATCTTTCCTCTTTCTCCCCGGGGAGCGGATGGGTTTCGGCCGGCGGGGATAAAGAGAAAGATAAAGAGGAAAGAGAAAGAGTTAGGCGTGGCGGCGGGCTTTGACGGACTCGGCGAGTTGGGTGAGGACGGGGAGGGTTTTTTCCCAGGAGAGGCAGGCGTCGGTGATGCTTTGGCCGTAGTTGAGCGGGGTGGCGTCGATGGGCTGGTTGCCGCCGAGGAGGTGGCTTTCGAGCATGACGCCGGTGAGGGCGCGGTCGCCGGCGGCGATGCGGGTGGCGAGGTCGGCGGCGACGGCGGGTTGGCGCTCGGGGTCTTTGCCGCTGTTGGCGTGGCTGCAGTCGACCATGACGTGCGGGGGCAGGTGATGTTTTTCCAGGAGGGCAACGGCTTCGGCGACGTGCTCGGCGCTGAAGTTGGGTCCGGCGGTGCCGCCGCGGAGCACGAGGTGGGTGTCGGGGTTGCCGGTGGTGCCCATGATGGCGGGGGCGCCCTCGCGGGTGAGGGTGGAAAACCAGTGGGGCTGGGCGGCGGAGCGGATGGCGTCGATGGCGACCTGCAGGTTGCCGTCGGTGCGGTTCTTGAGGCCGACGGGCATGGAGAGGCCGGAGGTGAGTTCGCGGTGGACCTGGCTCTCGACGGTGCGGGCGCCGATGGCGGCCCAGCTGATGGCGTCGGCGTAGTATTGGCCCAGGGTGGTGTCGAGGAACTCGGTCGCGATGGGCAGGCCGGTGGCGGTGATATCGACGAGGAGTTGGCGGGCGAGGCGCAGGCCGTGGTTGACGCGGTAGGAGTTGTCGCGGTCGGGGTCGTTGATGAGGCCCTTCCAGCCGACGACGGTGCGGGGTTTTTCGAAATAGACGCGCATGACGACGAGCAGGTCGTCGCGGTGACGCTCGGCGGCGGCGGCGAGATGGGCAGCGTAGTCGAGGGCGGCGGCCGGGTCGTGGATCGAGCAGGGACCGGTGATGACGAGCAGGCGGTCGTCCTCGCCGCGCATGATGGCGGCGACCTCGCGGCGGGCGGCGTTGACGCGGGCGGCGGAGGACTCGGGCAGGGGCAGTTCCTCGGCGAGCACGCCGGGAGCGATGAGCGGTTTGGTGGCGCGGATGCGCAGGTCGGCAGTCTGAGGCATGGAACAGCCCGACTATCGGCCGGGGGAGGCCGGTTTGGGAATGCTGAATTCAGCCGGTGGCGCGGCTGGCCGACGAGAGGAGGCGTTTCGGCCCGGTGACGTTGCGCTAACTAATTCACTGGCGGTCGCGCGAGGAGGAGGAGGAGCGGCGGCGGGCGCGGTGTTCGCGCTCGGCGCGTTCCTCCTTGGCGCGTTCTTCGGCGGTCGGCCACCGCAGCTCCGGCGGGTATTGAATGCGACGGATGCGCCAAGCTGTGATGGCCATCGCGATTGCGACGGCCAATCCGATTGCCCCGATCGTGAGGAGCGTGTCGTTCATCTGAGAGGTATACGCGGCTGAGGGTTGACGAAGGGGATGCCGGCCAGCGGCTTAGGGAAATGTCGCGGATTGCATGCAGATGCAACCTTTTAGGTTTATGGCTAAGGTGTAGACCCTACCCCACGCAGGGATTTGGCCCTGAGGGCGCACTCAGGTGCGCGTATTTTGTGCCGAAGGACTGAATGATATGCCCGACGCAGACCTCTCTACCCCTCCGACTCTCGACGTCGATTCCCCCAGCGAAAGCACGGGGTCGGCGCGTGGTGGATTGGTGCCGGGGCAGACCTGGCAGGGGCGCTATGTGATTGAGCGGGAATTGCCGGCCTCGGGCGGTGGGCCGGTGTTTGCGGGCGTGCGCAAAGAGGACGGCGTGCCGGTGCGGTTGCGGCGTTTGGCGGCGTCGGCGGATTCCGAGACGCGGCGGCAGGTGTGGCAGGCGTTGAGTGAGCCGCCGTTGCCGGGTGGGCCGGTGTTGCTGGAATCGGTCGTCGAGGACGAAGGCCGGGTGGAGGTGTGGCAGCCGGTGGAGGGGCCGACCTTGGAGGAGCGTTTGGCGACGGCGAAGTTGGTTACCGAAGAGGTGGCGGAGCTGGTCGGGCCGTTGGCGCGTTCGCTGGCGGCGTTGCACGAGCGGGATTTGGTTTATCTGCAACTGAGTGCGGAGCGGGTGGTGCTGGCGGATTCGCATCTCGGGGATGCGCGGCTGACGCGGGTGGAGATGGCGACGCCGGTGGAGGCCGGGGGCAATTTGGTGTCGGTGCCGACGGATGTGACGCGGGTGCCGCCGGAGGCGTTGGGGCTTTACCGAATGAAGGCGGATGAGGGGTTGAAGGCGTGGGACTGGTGGACGCTCGGGCGGCTGATTCAGGAGCTGTGGCTGGGGCACACCGTGATGGCGCATGCCTTGGGGCGGGATCTGCCGCGCAGCAACGAGGCGGTGCGCAAACACGCCGAGGTGATGCTGAAGGAGGAGAACACCAAGGATCCGCGGGCGGGTGGCGTGGAGCACATGACGGATCTGCCGGTGCAGGTGAAAACGCTGTTGCGCGGCCTGCTGACGTCGGTGCGCGAGGCGCGTTGGGGGGCGAAGGAAGTGCGGGCGTGGCTCGATGGGCAGACGGTGCCGGAGCGTTACGATCTGCCGCGATCGACGATATTGGTGCGCTTTCATGACGAGCAGCTGACGGTGGCGGAGACGGCGGTGCGGCTGCTGCAACCGCAGCACTGGCGCGAAGGCGTGGCGTGGTGGGCGGCCGACACGGCGCCGACCGGATCGTTGCCGGAGGTGTTGGTGAAGACGCGCACGGCGCTGCATCGGGAGCGAGAGTGGTTGGAGGAGGTGCGCGAGGCGGCGAAGACGAGTGGTTTCAAAAAAGTGCCGGACGAGATCGCGCATGAGATCCTCAGTGCGGTGGCGTGGGTGGGTATCGCGGGCGGCAGCACGCGGTTTCGGTGGCGCGGCGAAGAGATCGGCCCGGATCTGGCGGCCGACGTTTTGGCCGAGGAGGACGGGCTCGAGCGGCTGCAGGCGTTGTTGGCCAAACCAGTGATCACGCTGGTGAAACGGGTGGATGCGAACTCGGCCTGGTTGCTCGACACCTGGGCGCGGCAAATCGAGGAGGTGCGGGTGCTGGCGGCGAAGCATAAGTGGGTCGGGGCGAATGCGGCGACGCAGGCCAAGCTGGTGAAGCTGGCGCTCACGGATGCGGCGGATCTGGACCGACGCTTTGCGGAGGCGCGGTTGAAATACCGGCTGTCGACGGATGAAGAGGTGCAGGCGATGTTTGGTGCGCCGAATCCGCCGGGGCCGATGCTGGCCGTGTTGGCGCTGAGTTTTGAGTCGCCGGATGCCTGCGGTTATTTGACGCACGAAGCGTGGCGCGAGCAGGAGCTGGCGCGGCTGCGCGAAAAGGCGGAAGGACTGGTGGACGCGCTTGTCATGGTAGACCTGATACAAGTGCTGAAGCGCGGGTTGCCGGTGTTTGCGCCGATGTGGGTTTGGGCGACCTGTCTGGTGCTCACGCTCGGCGTGACGGCGTTGTTTTGGCCGGGGTGGACGGGCTTGGGCACGATCGGCGGACTCGCGATCGGGTTGCTGGTGCTGCGCCGTCTGCTGCGTCCGCTGGTGCGCGAAGCCAGTGGCATGGAGACGGAGGAGCGTTGGTCGTGGGCGGCGGCGATGAATACGGCGATACGGCGCGGGCGGGCGGCGTTGGGGGGCGGCTCGTTGACGACGGCGGCGCGGTTGCGCACGGCGCTGGCGCGGGTGAATCAGGACATGTTGAAACTCGCGGGCGATGCGGAGATCGAGTTGGTGGCGGAGCGGGGCACGGACGACCGTCTGCGCTACGCGGCGTGGGGCAGTTGGTTGGGGCTGGTGGTGGTGATGAGCGGAGTGTCCTGGCAGGCGGTGCAGCCGCAATGGAGTCCGGGGTGGTCGGCCGGAGAGTGGCGTAAGGAATTTGAAGCGTTGGCCGTGGGGTTTGGGTTGATGGAACCGCCGGAGCCGGAGGTGGAGGTGGTGAAGATCGCGTGGCCGCATCCGACGACGGGCGAAGGCCGCGGCGTGACTTATGAGGAACGGGAGGGGGCGACCGAGGCGCAGCGGGCGCGGGCTGAGGCGTTCATTGCCGAAGTGCAGCGGCTCTACCTGCCGGAGAGTTTGGGTGGCATCGTGGCCATCAATGTCGCAGTGGAAGGCGTGGGTGGCGCGGAGTTGATGCTCATCGATGTGGCGGCCGGGAAACCTCTCAACGGGCTGGTTTACGAAATGAATTATCTCCCACTGCGAGGCACCTGGATGAAGATGGCGAACCGCGATGTGCTGTTTTTGAACGGGCTGTAGTGGGGTGCGGGATGCGGGATGCGGGATGCGGGATGCGGGATGCGGGATGCGGGATGCGGGATGCGGGATGCGGGATGCGGGATGCGGGATGCGGGATGCGGGATGCGGGATGCGGGATGCGGGATGCGGAGGGTGGGGAGAAAGAGAAAGATAAAGAATAAAGAGAAAGAGTTGGGGGGGAGAATTTGCGGGCGGTGGGGGTGAAGTGGGTGTAAGGGCTGCGAGGTCCCCGTCGTTTTCTTGGTATGAATGAAGAAACCCCCGACTCCGCTGCTCCGGTGCCCGAAGAGACGCGCTCGGCCTTGCGCACTCGACCCACGTTGTTGTTTCGTCTGCGCGATTGGCGGGACCAAGCCACGTGGCGGGAGTTCTACGCGTTGTATGAGCGATATGTGTATCGGTATGCGCG
This portion of the Actomonas aquatica genome encodes:
- a CDS encoding CpXC domain-containing protein, with the translated sequence MSQSAVTQISCPSCGHDQDFTLWNSINVGLDPDKKSALKNGSLTRFTCAKCAHETDVNYPILYHDPAHAFMVWLHVGEGEVDTDTLPGGEVLEGYHLRVVASRNALIEKTHVLEQGLDDRVMELFKALMRRDHNNVPEGELLFAGTGTGQQDVEELQFAVVAAGGTQFIGATRKAYDDYAAVLTRVADAEPLEVGKWYAVDQAYARQLIARHLPEAG
- a CDS encoding 3-deoxy-7-phosphoheptulonate synthase, whose protein sequence is MPQTADLRIRATKPLIAPGVLAEELPLPESSAARVNAARREVAAIMRGEDDRLLVITGPCSIHDPAAALDYAAHLAAAAERHRDDLLVVMRVYFEKPRTVVGWKGLINDPDRDNSYRVNHGLRLARQLLVDITATGLPIATEFLDTTLGQYYADAISWAAIGARTVESQVHRELTSGLSMPVGLKNRTDGNLQVAIDAIRSAAQPHWFSTLTREGAPAIMGTTGNPDTHLVLRGGTAGPNFSAEHVAEAVALLEKHHLPPHVMVDCSHANSGKDPERQPAVAADLATRIAAGDRALTGVMLESHLLGGNQPIDATPLNYGQSITDACLSWEKTLPVLTQLAESVKARRHA